The genomic region TTTCTCTGGCTTGCGTCGTCGGCTGCTTAGGCCCAGGTGTAGATACCGGAGACGATGGCGTCATGGCaactgttgttgttgatgcGGGTTTAGTTATTGCTGGCGTTGGTGTTGATGCTGTTGTTGTGGTTTGACTAGTAGTTAGAGTCAGATTTGTGTTAGCGATTAGAGTAATTTCGGGCAGTGTTGAAACAGAGGAGTTCTCCATCGCTATCGATGTTGCATTTGACTGCGGCTCAACAGTTTCATGACTCTCTGTAGTCGGACCAGGTTCTTGAGACAGTATAGTGGGTATTGTCATGTTGGGTACAGTAGTCTGAGTGAAAGCTAAACCGAGTAAGCCCACAAACACCACAGATCTCCACAACAAATGATTGTGCAGTACATCCGCAGCAATTCGAGTTAGGATTCGTCCATCCATCGTGGTTTTTGTAGGATTTTGATTAGATTCAGTGAACCTTTAATCAAAGTGATGGTTTCTTGTTGGAGTCAAATGAATCTTGGGATGCCACTTGATCGATGATAAACTCCATTACGGTCTCctgaacataaaaaaaacagacaaagcATGCAGAATTattgctttaacttttaaaaatttaaattaaactgtTGTAATTACTTTATGTGTAGAGGCCCACTCGTTGAAGTTGGTAATAAAGTACTCTCTTATGATCACCTTATAGTGGCAGCAGTGGAATAAAAAATATGTCCTCCCACCCCCGTGTAATGGCATGAATGGACAAGCCCTGTTGTAAGCTGCAATAATGAGTGGCATTGAATGTGGTGCAAGGATTCACATTTGGCCACCGTGGGGCGATGGTCGTATGATGGTCTTGACCACACTGCTCGCTAACATGGAGCAAAATATTGCTCCATGTCACGACACTCCAGTCCATTTTACTTCCTTTGAGCATGAGACCGAGAAAGCGCATTCAGGTGGTAATTATTTATAGGTCAAAATGTTGTGAATAATCCATTTTCTCAAGAGTGTGAGGAGAGGCTCTGCAGACATGGCAGATCTAGAGCGAATCTTTACATGAGAAATaaagataaaatacaaaaatgcaacaataaaattaatggttcgatttgataaaaaaaatagcacCCCTTCTAAATATCTTTTTTAACTTCCAAACCccaatcaaataaaaatctGGGCCACATGAATGGTCCTACTAACTAAAGCTTTAAGGAAGGGATTgagagcattttattcattctaTGTCTCCCGACTACACATGTACTCTTACAAATAAgaatgaggttcgttccgctatcgtcatCATGTGGATCCCGACACATtcatggagacgatagcggaacgaacctcagtAATTCTAGAGTAGAGTACCTGACCTCCCATAAGGTTTACCAcgatagcaaaatatcaagacggcgttgttgaacccacacagagATATAATGTAAGCCCCCTCCGACTACAAATAACACATTGCAGTACTGAATCGCGATAATAAACCATGTCAGACCCAACATGCAGGTTGGTGGTCAGTTCATCATCCAAAGACCATGGTGGTCAGCCTGTCGCTATCGTCGTCAGCCAGGTCAGTCAGCATATtgcatagttgcgataatgtaaccctcctgccgacggcatagccaggagggttacgttatcgcaactacatatTGCAAAGAATGCAAGTGAAGTAAAGTCAAAGTCTGACAACTTTCCATATgccgccaccactttttcactcattttcccAAAAGGTGATAGGCCTATCTCATGTAAACTAAATACTAACTATAATGATGTaattactatattatttcaaatcaacagatcaaatgaaaaagtggtggcgccatacggaaacttttcctcaaACTCAACCACAACCCCCCCGCCCCCCCTTCCAAATTCAACGGCTGAACTGattgattgtttaaataaacaaataaacattatttacaaatattaaaattaaaataaaataaaaataaaatgttcatttaaataattttacgccaaataaaaacaaaccacgCAAAAGCTACCCAACAAAAGGCCAATCAATGTCCCTTCAAGttaaatatttctacctcaatGCTAAAATAAAAGGACGGCCAGCTAGCTAATCACTTCACTTCGTAATAAATTAAGAatttaagaaaatataaattaatactCACATTGTTTTTTCTAGTTTTATTTAGGTCATCCCATTCTGTTCTCATCTCACAATCACATCGTTGCTGTTTTGTGTGCAAGTGATCTGTCAGTGTCATGCAGCAGCAGTCGTCGATCATCTGTGAAAATGAAAAGATCATTATTTCACAAATTGTAAAAAGCGCCACCATTCGACCAGACACGGCTAGTTTTTTCAtctattttatatattttcatATCAACAAGCTACTAGAGGGAGAGTTCCTTCCATCCAACTTGCATTCAAGTGTTATTTTCATCTGCCGATTGTCGAATTCTGAGACCATTGAAGACATGCCGAGATCCAAGGTTTTACAGTTTCTGTCTGCAGTATCCAGATCGAAGTTTTCAGTGCCTGGTGTTTTATTTCATGCACGTTGTGGATCGTTGATATTGTTTCAAAAAGTTTCGGAAAGCAGTTCTGTTTTTAATTGTTGTCTCGGCACCCAGCATTCATCATTACTGCATTGTTCTTCATCCAAACAAAATGTACTCGATGAAAGTTTTCGCAACCGCAGAGACAAACATGCCGTAAAATTGACTCCGTTTCCCACTCCACGGTTTCCCAGAGCAACATCTCCGGCCAGTATCTTGGTTTCATTTCCCTACTTCACATGTGCCCGTCTGAGGGATAAAGATTCTTCAGCAGAGCCTACCCCTTACCTGGATGGACCGACCTTATTAGAATGTAGTACTCCACAAGCTGCTGTCAAGTGGTGGAAtgattcatttttaaaatgggGTGTTCCAGATCCTGAGGTGTCAGCAGAGTTTATTGTGGCACACGTTCTGGGATTCAAACAGGTGACAAAAAAGTTTTTGATTAGTTTGAATGATTTGCATGATTTAACTTTCCTGGGTAAAACTTATCAAAATAGAATATACGAATTAGTGATGAAAAAATAAACTTATTTAACAACTTCTAAAATTAAACTTTCTTATTAGTTATTCTAATTATAAGTAGGCCTAATTTAAGAATGAGATTAGAAAAGTTGTTTCTTCTGaaattgtcataaaaaataaactacTTTTGCTTTTTATTCATTTGACAAAGTAGTTTTTCTTTTGGATGGATATTTATTTCAAAGCAAAGTAAATATTCTGTTAAAACATGAAccatttaattaaaataaaaaaacagaaacacttaaaacttaaaaagcaattatttaaagtttaattgtttttttgtttacttgttgaaAGATGGTGTGAGATTAAAAAATTACAGCAATAAATGGCCATCCCCGCCCCTTTTTCCACTTATAAAGTCCGACTAACTTTGAAGAATTTTAGTCTTGAATGAGAAATGTGTTTACTCAGAGGTCAGTTCATCATTTATTATCTTACTTGTGGTTTTGTGCGAGATGTACTTTTAACTCTTGTCTCCATGTTTATCTTCAGTTCCATGAGATgttatgtcaaaggtcacagggGTTGTTGACTGGGAACGAGCTCGACCAGATCAACAAGTTATGTAACAAGCGAAAGGAGAGGTAAGAACCGGTTACACAACCACACGAGGGAGCTGTTGCATTATTATAGGCAAATGCGAACAGTTAACTGTTCCGAGatgtttggtttgcagtaacatctTCTACTTGTTGGCcagtagattatgttcttttgagatcttgtcttgctttatattctacaacCGCGAAGTAGATATACAGAATTTGGGAAACTTCCCGAGACATTATGAGTACTTTTGGAGCTAagttaaatttataaatattggGCGAGTACAATAGAGCAGAATATTATCTGGTGAAttctggactgttccatttgcAGAGATGAATTCTGGAATGTTCCATTTTCAGGAGGTAAAATCTGTACTGTTCCATTTCAAAAAGCAATGTTAATTGTCCTTCAAAATCTATTTCTTATATATTTATCAATTATTGTCAATTCTCACTTGTCCCAATAGATTGATTCCAATAAATACagatttattaattttcaaatatgTTGGCAGGGTACCAGTCCAGTATATTGTTGGCGATTGGGATTTCCGAGACCTTGAGATAGTCGTCAGACAACCTGTTTTCATTCCTAGACCAGAAACTGAGGTAAGGGAGTAGATGGCTGGGCTTCCTAAGCTTTAACGTTCTTGAAGATTATGAAAGGAACCCAGAAGGATGATGATAAGATGCTAGTCTCCCAttttagccttttgtcaaggccttcatagaccttatcgcaaatactcggtacagAAATGGTGCGCTCATGTGATGAGACAGGGAGGCCTACCCAGCGCAGTTATAGATGTTATGCCTGCAGATACAATTTGAAGTAGAGGCCGCCCTTAGCTGCGCTGGATAGACAATGTGACAAAGTGGAGTGGTAGAAGACTAAAGCGTAGGAGAGCTGAGAAGAGCAGCGATTGATagtcaccagggcccaacttcatagagcttctaagccccaaaatttgcttaggctgaaatttcttctttgataaaaacaggattaccaaccaaattttttatttgttgcatattgcttgttactggtattcagctgctgtttgcttatcctaaaaatcacgtggaaatttggttagtgATCccgttttttatcaaggcaaaatttcatgctaagcaaatttttgtgcttacatgtagcagctctatgaaattgggccctggtgattcCATGGATGGCGGCGACTCAAGGATTGCACCCCAATATAGTTGGAGGATGAGGCAGTCATTGACTCAAGTCTTTGCCGAATGATGATGCGCGCAGTAGgcatggaatgaggtgcatgctggtctagcgaGGGATCAACTTTGATCGCAAGCTAGACCAGCAttcacctcattcaacagttagcgcttgggcaatgggtatttgcgaaaaggtctatagcaaATTGCTTACAGCCTAAAGGACTAAgtaatacatataaaaaaagTTGATGTTGTGACATTGAGTCTTTATTGAaggcttttatttttttgtttagcctTCTAGAAAGACTCGGCTAGGGTTAAAAtgccaggccattaactatttttgcacGAAATTTAAACCTGCAAATTACTCACTGAAACAACTCTGCTGAATACTGAATGATCCTTTCTTTTTGCTGCAGATGCTTGTTGATGTTATAGTGGGACACTACTCTGTTGATGAGGAACTACATTTTCTTGAGATCGGGAGCGGTAGTGGAGCGATCAGCATCTCCATCCTCAAAGAACTGCCTTGTGTAAGGGACAttgaaaagagaaaaatcaATTGAATGTCACTTTTCAATCTTAAAAACATAAAGCCTGTAATAAGCACCAGAACCTGCTAAGCcaaggaaaatcttgcttagcaaaaccaTGTTGCCAGCTAACATGTCGtaaagttttcattgttgtgactggtgccctactaactttttgttttgcttagcaagccatttgttaagcagtattttctgctaaacagctttatgaaatttggcactgtTTCCCAAACCCTCCTCTAACAATCCCACAATCTTTATCGTTTAGGCCTAATTTGTAATcaacaaaaaatagtttaaacaaatttagtgAAAGAAATATCACCAAAGACCAAGGATTGCCTTTGAAACTAATAACACTCCACACTAATGACATCACAATTGCTAAAAAAAGCCCGGATGTCAACATAAGCTTGGACATGTAGGCACCTGTTAATGAATTTGACACATTGCCTGAGATCTGGGAACTGAGCTTCTATTATTAGCATTCGTGCAGAGGgatattgataaaaacaaattcttttaaaCAATATGtcttatttatttggcaatttcaCATATAAATtccaaattacaaaaaaaattatacgaATAGGATACAACTCTTAAAAACCATATAATCGGTGTCATTGTTTGAAAACTTCGTTAAGTTGTTTTACCACAATTGTTTCATACAAAGTTTGAAGTAATGTCATTTTATATTTATAGGCTCGTGTAACTGCAATTGACTGTAATGAGGAAGCTGTGAAACTCACCATAGAGAATGCTATCAGGTATACATGCCAGGATCCTTGATCATGTATTTTGCAAACCATGAGTATACGTGTGCATAAAGCGCTCACCTCTCACCACAgtggccctggttcgattcctggcTAGGGCCATAATGGGAGTAGAGCTGTGTGTTGGTTCTCTCCTATGCCACAGGGTTTTATCTCTGGGCCCTTCGATTTTCCGCCCTTGGGGAAAAATCTAAATATGTGGCTGTGCTCCGGGTTCATATAAAGGTTGATGGGGCTGGCTGCCAATGGCACCCTTGCATGCGTGTGACCCGAGCATGTAGCCCCGTTTTTCGTCCAATTCAGATTATCAGCTGTGTGCCAATAAAGGCGGATGGTATATATCCTTGTGCCAACTTGCACTTCTGgcggcaaaatgagggaacatcgcgccaTTTTGTATTGGGCTGACAGTGGCGTGACGTGTGTCTGTGTGATTGCATAGTGCACAGTTTTATGACATTTGCCAACCAATCTGTACAATAACGAATcgatgcactttacattagtgccctgcaGTCATTATGCcaataatattcctttaatcttttacggctccctgtgaagaaTACagcctgagctgccgtggcactccaaaaccttttttattcacagtatcaacctctaccctcacaagTACCCAGTTACaccccctgggtgaagagaagctaTTGTACTATAAGCAtattgctaaaggacacaagtgttatgatcataataataataataataataataataatatcgaagtcttatatagcacacgtatactaccaaacaaggtactcaaggcgctgagtatatataaactttcagaaagataggtaattgcagtgatgaattttgagatccaattatttagcaccttataagggtttacatggtgctatggcacatacagcagccacagccaggaacactggggcgaaccccttctcttttcgaaaagtgcactgggttcttttacatgcattacacaacacatgggaccaacggcttaacgtcccatccgaaggacgaagcaatggttaagtgtcttgcttaaggacacaagtgtcacggctggggacaCTCGGCTGACTTaatcaccagaacttgaatccgATGCTCTAAAACACTTGGCCATGGCCCCCTAATAAAGCGAAGTCAGGTAACGCTCTCTTCACAAttttaacaacaaaactttgttCTTTGTGTACCAGACTAGGTGTACAGGACAGACTATCAGTCCACTGTGCTACCATGATCTCTGAACTGCCCAATTGCCTCAAAGGGTTCTCTTTTGATGCCATCGTTAGCAATCCTCCATATATACCAACCCAAGACATGGGCAATCTGGATCCTGAGATAGTTCTGTAAGTTGAGTAGAGGACAAAGTTTGTATTATATAGTTATAGTTTGACTAACAGATGGGAAACCAACTCCCAAAATGATGCAACCAAGATTCACTTGATAACTCCGAGATGAATCCGGTCCAAAGAAGCAACTTTcatataaatttttattttaataactaGAATAGATTCTAAATAGTGGTTTGTCTTTGGGTGTCCCAAAGCAGATATCATTATTTACTTCAAGACAGCTTATTTAGGTGAGATATGAAATATAACATCTATTTGAAGGACAAagaaatacatgtacgtgtCTGGCTTATGGACAAAAGTGCCATGGCCAGGACACGCaacacactcagctgatcagaacTTACACCGGAGCTCGAGTCTAGTGCGCTTCACCGCTCGGCCTGGtaaggatttacaaggtgctgcggcacaATTAGCAGCCACTGCTAGGAAACAGCCGGGCAAACCCTTTCTCGTCAAACTAATAAGTGGTACTCGATTCATTTGCGAGCATTAGaagaccaacagctttacgtcccatccaaaggacaaaagTGGCTTGGCCAGGacatgaacccacactctgctgatcataaaTGCCAGGGCTCAGGTTCAGTGCGCTTCACTGCTCGGCCAAGACACACCaataatagttttaaaatgttctctTTAGATATGAAGATGAGCGAGCTCTCTGTGGAGGGTCAGACGGTCTGGATGTAATCAGAGACATTTTGTCTAATGCAAGACATCTTATGAAGTCTGGGGGTTTCATTTGGTTTGAGGCAGACACCAGACATCCAGAAGGAATCCAAGAATGGCTGAGGAATAACCGAGATACCTGCGTTGAGTTTGTCAGAACATTCCAAGATTATAATGACCGGTGAGTATGTATGCAGTCTAACAGAATCAATAAAGGAATGACACTAGACTTGgcacttcatggaggcaacaaaggtgaatggtcattgccttggtgcctttaaaatgctccagtagaaatttacaattgtCTTCTTAAAGGGGCTTTGTTGTTGTACTCAACGCAGACCCGTGGTTGCACATTGAACTATGAACTcacccagttactgcatgcACGCGCACACTCTCCCTAGGGAGGGATGGAGGGCACACACATGCAGTAAATTGGTGCCAGTTCATCCATGTACAGCTTTAATTGCCGAGGCCTTCATCCTGTAGAAATTTGACAGAGGCCTAATCACATGAAACCTTCCTTGCATATTACATACATGAAACCATTTCTAGTATACCAAGTTATGTACAAGTGAATTTTATCAATTCCAGGTCCCGATTCTCTCAACTGAAGTACCAACATCCTACAAACAAGTGACTTTAAATGAAGGGGTGTGCGTTAGTTTAGATGATCTTTCTGTTTAGCATTCAGCAGCCACCaccaaaaaaaggggggaaacgTCAgagcttggccacgacaccttGCATGTCAAGACAGGTGTCAAAACTGGGACCCAAACCCCGACATCGTtagtcagaaacaccagagcttggcaACGACACCTTGCATGTCAAGACAAGTGTCAATACCGGGACTCGAAGCCcgactctgctggtcagaaacatcagagcttggccacgacaccttGCATGTCAAGACAGGTATCAAGACCGAGACTCAAACCCCGACTCCgttggtcagaaacaccagagcttggcaACGACACCTTGCATGTCAAGACAGGTGTCAAGACCGAGACTCGAACCCtgactctgctggtcagaaacatcagagcttggccacgacaccatGCATGTCATAAGCAAAGCACTCCAGCATGGTAGCTTCCAAATGCTGTATAAATTTGATCTCTGTGAGAAGCATCTATCAGATATTTTGGAGTACAACAAAACATCACATCCTTATCTGTCAAATGTCCATTCTCTAAACACGAGACAAAATTAAACGATCAAAATAGTAATATCATCTCTCTATGTCTTCGTTTGGCAGCTGACTATGCAATAGTTtggttttattatatttttcatCAGTCACATAGGAAAAAATGGTggcattatttttaaaagtaaaatcattCATACATAACGTCCATAGTAATATATACATACAGTAAAGAGGATAATATCGCATGTGGAACAGGCTAGAAAACTTTGTACATAGGTGATGAAATTCATGACGAGTGCTTTGCACATCGGGAAATAAAGACACATTCTAAACAATATCTACAGATTAGGCGACTAGAATTTTAATGAAAGTGGTGCAATAGTTACGAGAAGTTCAACATGATTggactataaaaaaaattacttaaaaaaaatggattgtCTTTAATTCATCTCGCTACAGTAATGTTTGAAACTCATGTTTACATTAAGGCCTTTGGGAATATTTGATTgttctataaaataaaattgatgttTTAAAGTGTATAATAATTGCAATTCATTTATTATGTTGTCACTAGGAACGTGTAATAAGCATTTTACCTTTGTATTTGACAGTTAATACTACTTACAGAAACAATGGCTCCCCCAAAAGCTTTTCAAAATGTAGTCCTCtgttagtgttttgtttttccttttaaaaaactAATTTCTACACCGGTACCAATTTTAAAGCAACGCCACAGGCCAATTTTATGGGAGTGGAAAACTACTCCACAAAATCAGTCAACTTTACCAAAATGTGAAGCAGATGGTTTTGACACGAGGCCCCAGAATATTCAAGTCACGAAAACAAATCACCGGGCGGAGGGTCATAGCTAGATCTGAAACAAACATTTGATATTTCAGCAGGTACCTTGTAAAGTAGTGCCGGC from Asterias rubens unplaced genomic scaffold, eAstRub1.3, whole genome shotgun sequence harbors:
- the LOC117306311 gene encoding MTRF1L release factor glutamine methyltransferase-like, with amino-acid sequence MPRSKVLQFLSAVSRSKFSVPGVLFHARCGSLILFQKVSESSSVFNCCLGTQHSSLLHCSSSKQNVLDESFRNRRDKHAVKLTPFPTPRFPRATSPASILVSFPYFTCARLRDKDSSAEPTPYLDGPTLLECSTPQAAVKWWNDSFLKWGVPDPEVSAEFIVAHVLGFKQFHEMLCQRSQGLLTGNELDQINKLCNKRKERVPVQYIVGDWDFRDLEIVVRQPVFIPRPETEMLVDVIVGHYSVDEELHFLEIGSGSGAISISILKELPCARVTAIDCNEEAVKLTIENAIRLGVQDRLSVHCATMISELPNCLKGFSFDAIVSNPPYIPTQDMGNLDPEIVLYEDERALCGGSDGLDVIRDILSNARHLMKSGGFIWFEADTRHPEGIQEWLRNNRDTCVEFVRTFQDYNDRSRFSQLKYQHPTNK